The Pyrococcus kukulkanii genome contains a region encoding:
- a CDS encoding DUF6798 domain-containing protein: protein MALYFLVKFLKGERAGLPYLIIVLSIYSMTHRGWLFFVIVAGILILSRYWDVVSRYLHILLIFAIIGYLAYNWLPVIKSTIGGLILRLQRSEVSFLGYFKWIGVVQLTLGVMATKRYLLKDPVRRGMAIWAWAFIFAGGMSFRFRDPYASIPLSLMASELLLYEIYPSISRYLTLLFSNVRGFGAGIFRSIPKKKHVSILLSGLIVVTPLIQGTYAALNYINPPAIVDKEAYQWIIKNTPENATILVWWDMGYLLIGNTHRRDVVIWKKVYQGFFTEAPETKEAKRAYMDHVIMFASNQRQRVYYLLKKYNVSYIFVDRIRLSYGFIKYGLMEYAPYDPHFRLEFCNGNSQIYRFIPDPPIKPNRIAPIVVNGTFSPLVSFLEKFWTGYNYADYDDSYKAYFNLNAWIARMYYELYKLSGNKNLEERYRWLLKWLAYKRMDDGSYPWGVPPNNYTLYTAYTLEPLKGLNVPGIEKSLEFLKLREREDYFMTTAKDKKGSLVIDALLLPIYKELSILNNDTEINVLNKLLQAQKDDGSWNENVGTTIAVASGLARYYQLTQNRAVLVSIKKAAQWLMENIEDDGRLKLEGVGYTYSRVTYAQLAFIFHVAGYYELRDLELKFIRETYDPNKEPRPLDSLVGIYRYVSYIYNYEQGLYFVNDLIKNHNLLKFSPI from the coding sequence ATGGCCTTATACTTCTTAGTTAAGTTCCTTAAGGGAGAGAGAGCTGGGTTGCCATATCTAATTATCGTCCTTTCAATATACTCTATGACTCATAGGGGATGGCTATTTTTCGTAATCGTTGCAGGGATATTGATACTGTCAAGGTACTGGGATGTAGTTAGTAGATATCTTCATATTTTGCTAATCTTTGCCATAATCGGGTATCTTGCCTATAATTGGCTTCCAGTAATTAAATCCACCATTGGAGGGCTTATTTTAAGGTTACAAAGGAGTGAGGTGAGCTTTCTTGGGTACTTTAAGTGGATAGGTGTTGTTCAGTTGACACTGGGAGTAATGGCCACTAAGAGGTACCTTTTGAAAGATCCCGTAAGAAGGGGAATGGCGATTTGGGCTTGGGCCTTTATTTTTGCTGGAGGCATGTCATTTAGGTTTAGAGATCCATATGCTTCTATTCCCTTGTCCCTGATGGCCTCAGAATTACTCCTTTACGAGATTTATCCAAGTATCAGTCGTTATCTTACTTTACTGTTTTCGAATGTCCGTGGATTTGGCGCTGGAATATTTAGGAGTATTCCTAAGAAAAAGCACGTTTCCATACTCCTGAGCGGGTTAATTGTTGTAACTCCTCTCATTCAGGGGACGTACGCTGCATTAAATTACATTAATCCACCTGCAATAGTTGATAAGGAAGCTTACCAGTGGATCATTAAAAACACACCTGAAAACGCAACGATTCTTGTATGGTGGGATATGGGTTACCTACTTATTGGGAATACACATAGAAGGGATGTTGTTATATGGAAGAAGGTTTATCAGGGTTTCTTCACGGAAGCTCCTGAAACAAAAGAGGCGAAGAGGGCGTATATGGATCATGTTATCATGTTCGCTTCCAATCAAAGGCAGAGAGTATACTACCTGTTAAAGAAATATAACGTTAGCTACATCTTTGTTGACAGAATAAGGCTATCTTATGGATTTATAAAATATGGTCTTATGGAGTACGCTCCGTACGATCCACATTTCAGGCTTGAGTTTTGCAATGGCAATTCGCAGATATACAGGTTTATTCCTGATCCCCCAATTAAACCAAACAGAATTGCTCCCATTGTCGTTAATGGAACGTTTTCTCCACTTGTCTCATTTTTGGAAAAATTCTGGACGGGTTATAACTACGCGGACTACGATGACTCATACAAGGCGTACTTTAATTTAAACGCCTGGATTGCTAGAATGTATTACGAGCTTTATAAATTGTCAGGGAATAAAAATCTTGAAGAAAGGTACAGGTGGTTGCTTAAGTGGTTGGCATATAAGAGAATGGATGACGGTTCTTATCCGTGGGGGGTTCCTCCAAACAACTACACTTTGTACACAGCGTATACCCTCGAGCCCCTCAAAGGCTTAAATGTACCCGGAATTGAGAAAAGTCTCGAGTTCCTGAAGTTAAGGGAGAGAGAAGACTACTTCATGACAACGGCTAAGGATAAGAAGGGTTCCCTTGTTATTGATGCCCTGTTGCTCCCGATATATAAGGAGCTTAGCATCCTAAACAATGATACTGAGATCAATGTGCTCAACAAGCTCCTTCAGGCTCAAAAAGATGATGGAAGCTGGAATGAAAATGTTGGAACAACGATAGCGGTTGCGAGTGGATTGGCAAGGTATTACCAATTAACTCAAAATCGTGCGGTTTTAGTCTCCATAAAAAAAGCTGCTCAGTGGCTTATGGAAAACATAGAAGATGATGGTAGGTTGAAACTTGAAGGAGTTGGATACACATACTCCAGGGTAACTTACGCTCAGTTGGCCTTTATATTCCATGTTGCTGGGTATTACGAACTGAGGGATCTTGAACTAAAATTCATAAGGGAAACTTATGATCCAAATAAGGAACCTAGGCCCTTAGACTCCTTGGTGGGGATATATAGGTATGTATCCTACATCTACAATTATGAACAGGGGTTATATTTTGTCAATGACCTTATTAAGAACCACAATCTCTTGAAGTTTAGCCCAATTTAA
- a CDS encoding THUMP domain-containing protein, with translation MKFIATCPPGREGDAMLELEWAINARVRRTKWGGVLLGETNLERDEAVRKVREFETFALQSFIPIDDVVDLKDLEEKVREIRLPPGKSFAVRVKVRGAKVGEKSLERKLGGIIKAVSGNPVNLERPDIIIMVNVLGKKAGISVLRPEEIVKKEARD, from the coding sequence TTGAAGTTCATAGCCACGTGCCCTCCGGGAAGGGAAGGAGATGCAATGCTCGAACTTGAGTGGGCGATAAACGCTCGGGTTAGGAGGACGAAGTGGGGTGGCGTGCTCCTAGGTGAAACCAACCTCGAGCGGGATGAAGCGGTAAGGAAGGTTAGGGAGTTTGAAACTTTCGCCCTTCAAAGCTTCATTCCCATAGATGATGTAGTTGACCTTAAGGATCTTGAAGAGAAAGTTAGGGAGATAAGGCTACCCCCAGGAAAGAGCTTTGCCGTGAGGGTTAAGGTTAGAGGGGCAAAGGTTGGGGAGAAGTCTCTTGAGAGAAAATTAGGTGGGATTATAAAGGCAGTAAGCGGCAATCCGGTGAACCTTGAAAGGCCCGATATCATAATTATGGTTAACGTCCTTGGCAAAAAAGCTGGGATTTCAGTTCTAAGACCTGAGGAGATTGTGAAGAAAGAAGCTAGGGACTAA
- a CDS encoding RlmF-related methyltransferase — translation MWKDGKLGLPIKDAVNIIPELQKYLDERGRIDFSNRKARILYNKAIAKALFNLDIEYHPRGLVTTPVSRFIFLKTFLRGGEKVLEIGTGHTAFMALLAEKVFKCDVTATEVDEEFFEYAKRNIARNNSNVRLMKSDGGIIKGVIPQGEKFDVIFSAPPYYDRPTKGVLTERESLGGGKYGEKFSVKLLEEAVDYLNLRGKVALFLPDKEELIKAIVKRGEDLGYSVRDIKFRVGTRWRHSLIFYLNASSTRGSGMK, via the coding sequence ATGTGGAAAGACGGAAAGCTTGGCCTTCCTATTAAGGACGCCGTTAATATAATTCCCGAACTCCAAAAGTACCTTGATGAAAGAGGCAGGATAGACTTCTCCAACAGAAAGGCAAGAATACTCTACAACAAGGCCATAGCTAAGGCTTTGTTCAACCTCGATATAGAGTACCACCCCAGGGGCCTCGTGACAACTCCAGTCTCTAGGTTCATATTCCTCAAGACGTTCCTGAGGGGAGGGGAGAAAGTTCTTGAAATCGGGACGGGGCATACAGCCTTCATGGCCCTACTAGCTGAAAAAGTCTTTAAATGCGATGTTACGGCCACAGAAGTTGATGAGGAATTCTTTGAATACGCAAAGAGGAACATAGCGAGGAACAACTCTAACGTTAGGCTAATGAAAAGTGATGGTGGGATAATAAAGGGAGTAATCCCCCAGGGAGAGAAGTTCGATGTCATCTTTTCAGCCCCTCCCTACTACGATAGGCCGACGAAAGGTGTTCTAACGGAGAGGGAATCCCTGGGGGGAGGTAAATATGGGGAGAAATTCTCGGTTAAGCTCCTTGAGGAGGCCGTTGACTACCTAAACCTCAGGGGTAAGGTGGCACTCTTTCTTCCTGATAAGGAGGAACTAATAAAAGCGATAGTCAAAAGGGGAGAAGACCTTGGATACTCAGTGAGGGACATCAAGTTCAGGGTAGGAACGAGGTGGAGGCACAGCTTGATATTCTATCTGAATGCCTCTTCAACTAGAGGATCTGGAATGAAGTAG
- the queC gene encoding 7-cyano-7-deazaguanine synthase QueC, with protein sequence MKRAVVLFSGGLDSTACLYWAKKNYKEVIMLTVNYGSNEEKVTNKVAEFFSKELNVPLKIIKLNFLEEFSKLAGTTLVRGETPRVTAEELENVERAKETAKAVWVPARNLVLISVAASLLDAMGGGDIIVGFNAEEGVTFPDNTQDFVERINKALELATMNPVKVIAPLINMDKRGIAKLLKELNAKYEYSNSCYMPQGFTEDGKPIHCGQCESCVRRHRGLIKGIGEDKTVYLVPPKL encoded by the coding sequence ATGAAGAGGGCAGTAGTCCTATTCTCGGGCGGATTAGATTCAACAGCTTGCCTCTACTGGGCAAAGAAGAATTACAAAGAAGTAATAATGCTAACGGTAAACTATGGGAGTAATGAGGAGAAGGTGACTAATAAAGTGGCTGAGTTCTTCTCCAAAGAGCTGAACGTTCCACTTAAGATCATTAAGCTTAATTTTCTCGAAGAATTCTCTAAGCTAGCTGGAACTACATTGGTGAGGGGAGAAACTCCCAGGGTAACAGCGGAAGAGCTAGAAAACGTTGAGAGGGCCAAGGAAACGGCCAAGGCAGTGTGGGTTCCAGCGAGAAATCTAGTTTTGATTTCAGTTGCCGCCTCTCTGCTTGACGCAATGGGCGGAGGGGATATAATTGTAGGCTTCAACGCCGAAGAAGGTGTTACATTCCCAGACAACACCCAGGACTTCGTTGAGAGAATTAACAAGGCACTAGAGCTAGCAACCATGAACCCCGTCAAGGTCATTGCACCCCTCATAAATATGGATAAGAGGGGGATAGCCAAACTGCTAAAAGAGTTAAATGCCAAGTACGAGTATTCGAACTCATGCTATATGCCCCAAGGATTCACCGAAGATGGAAAGCCAATACACTGCGGACAGTGTGAGAGCTGTGTGAGGAGGCACCGCGGGCTTATAAAGGGGATAGGGGAGGACAAGACGGTCTATCTGGTACCGCCAAAGTTATAA
- the speB gene encoding agmatinase: MLLHTYRSFDMELPTVDLREADYVILGLPYDGTTSYKPGARFGPALIRQATLNFESYILDYNIDIAELKIADAGDVSLPVNVEDAIRVAEETIRELREVNPNAIPIFLGGEHSMTYAPVKVLKPKSYVVFDAHLDLRDEYQGSRFNHACVARRISELGVKVAIFGVRSGTKEELIYAEENGIEWVHARDYSYEAFVDLVLSMPEPIYVSVDIDVFDASLVPETGTPEPGGLRFWDVVEALEWVSERKDVIAFDIMEVSGDKLGNITALTAGKLLFHILGMLGEFR, encoded by the coding sequence ATGCTACTCCATACCTATCGCTCGTTCGACATGGAGCTTCCCACCGTGGACTTGAGGGAGGCCGATTACGTAATCCTCGGCTTGCCTTATGATGGGACTACAAGCTACAAGCCGGGGGCAAGATTTGGACCGGCACTTATAAGGCAGGCCACACTAAACTTTGAAAGCTACATTCTCGACTATAACATTGATATAGCTGAGCTCAAGATAGCTGATGCTGGCGATGTATCTTTACCAGTAAACGTTGAAGATGCAATTAGAGTTGCGGAAGAAACCATTAGAGAGCTTAGAGAGGTGAATCCAAACGCGATTCCAATATTCCTGGGCGGAGAGCATTCAATGACCTACGCCCCAGTTAAGGTTCTAAAGCCAAAGAGCTACGTCGTTTTTGATGCTCACCTCGACTTAAGGGATGAGTATCAGGGCTCAAGGTTCAACCACGCATGCGTGGCTAGGAGAATAAGTGAGCTCGGTGTCAAGGTTGCTATATTTGGAGTTAGGAGTGGAACTAAGGAAGAGCTAATTTACGCCGAGGAAAATGGTATTGAGTGGGTTCATGCCAGGGATTATAGCTATGAGGCATTCGTTGATCTCGTTCTTTCTATGCCCGAGCCAATATATGTTTCAGTGGATATAGATGTCTTTGATGCCTCTTTAGTCCCGGAAACTGGAACTCCGGAGCCTGGCGGATTGAGATTCTGGGACGTTGTGGAGGCTCTTGAGTGGGTAAGCGAGAGAAAAGATGTAATCGCTTTTGATATAATGGAGGTTTCTGGGGATAAATTAGGCAACATAACCGCCTTAACCGCCGGAAAGTTGCTCTTCCACATCCTTGGCATGCTCGGAGAGTTCCGCTAG
- a CDS encoding LSm family protein — translation MESLLEKVLTEWKGHRIAITVGSEHSFTGILEDFDGEVMLLRDVVDVVGNRGKAMLVSLDDVSWVMLLE, via the coding sequence ATGGAGAGCTTACTTGAAAAAGTTCTCACGGAATGGAAAGGACACAGGATAGCGATAACGGTGGGAAGCGAGCACTCCTTCACGGGAATCCTTGAGGACTTCGACGGGGAAGTTATGTTACTCAGGGACGTAGTTGACGTCGTAGGGAATAGAGGGAAGGCCATGCTAGTTTCACTAGATGATGTAAGCTGGGTAATGCTTCTGGAGTGA
- a CDS encoding AAA family ATPase: MQVPVNGGSVLFNPRPKTRKDEFYDREFELMTLERAVEKKVGLVIVLGIRRLGKSSLVNVFLNESPYPGIRIDARQLYFQHKSVSPNALAKEILEGLIRISGIEKVKQLISGIRGVSFMGLSVEIKREHATLTEILERINEFGRFVLVIDEAQYLRFSKASYVDMLAWAIDELENVTFILTGSEVGLLEDLLRLHSPESPLFGRPYVEIKLERFSREQSLDFLKKGSEEVGIEVTPDELYEAVEELDGIVGWLTLYGYNRFLGLGHREALGRLKEDAVKIVLSEFSKLKEISPRYELIMRIVARGRHSWSEIKRSLEVIEGKKIDDRNFTNLLKNLVKYGYLEKTGEGYFIPDPLVEEAFR, translated from the coding sequence TTGCAGGTACCAGTTAATGGTGGTAGTGTGCTCTTTAACCCGAGACCAAAGACTCGAAAGGATGAGTTTTATGACAGAGAGTTTGAGCTAATGACCCTTGAGAGGGCCGTTGAGAAGAAAGTTGGTCTAGTTATAGTTCTTGGGATAAGGAGGCTCGGAAAGAGTTCTCTAGTTAACGTGTTCTTAAACGAATCCCCTTATCCTGGGATAAGGATTGATGCTAGACAACTGTACTTCCAGCATAAAAGTGTTAGTCCGAACGCCCTTGCAAAGGAAATTTTAGAAGGCTTAATAAGGATCTCAGGAATTGAGAAAGTTAAACAGCTAATAAGTGGCATTAGGGGAGTTAGCTTCATGGGTTTAAGCGTTGAGATTAAGAGAGAGCACGCAACTCTCACAGAAATCCTCGAGAGGATTAATGAGTTTGGGAGGTTTGTTCTGGTTATAGATGAGGCCCAATACTTAAGGTTCTCAAAAGCGAGCTACGTTGATATGCTCGCTTGGGCTATTGACGAGCTTGAAAACGTAACCTTTATCCTTACAGGCTCTGAAGTTGGTCTGCTTGAGGATCTTCTCAGGCTTCATAGCCCCGAATCACCGCTCTTTGGCAGACCATATGTAGAGATTAAACTAGAGAGGTTCAGCAGGGAGCAGAGCTTGGATTTCTTGAAGAAAGGCTCTGAAGAAGTAGGTATTGAGGTAACACCGGATGAGCTGTATGAAGCCGTTGAGGAGCTCGATGGTATCGTGGGATGGTTGACGCTCTATGGGTATAACAGGTTCTTGGGCTTAGGTCATAGGGAGGCCCTTGGAAGGCTAAAGGAAGATGCAGTTAAGATAGTGCTTTCGGAATTCTCAAAGCTGAAGGAGATATCACCCAGGTACGAGCTTATAATGAGAATAGTGGCTAGGGGAAGGCACAGCTGGAGCGAGATAAAAAGGAGCTTGGAGGTAATTGAGGGGAAGAAAATTGATGATAGGAACTTCACGAACCTATTGAAAAATCTAGTCAAGTATGGCTACCTCGAGAAAACTGGGGAAGGCTACTTCATTCCAGATCCTCTAGTTGAAGAGGCATTCAGATAG
- the mobB gene encoding molybdopterin-guanine dinucleotide biosynthesis protein B produces MKAMAFVGFKKSGKTTTVEAVAKVLKEKGYRIVIAKSMHVDFDREGTDTWRFSKVADAVLVRAHDTDALLFKAKDINALLSMVSADVMLLEGFKGIKHVPKVICAKSEEEVKELNDGLAVAVSGVIASKGIKEIDGLPVIDATKEPEKLAELVLKRGFMLPNIDCGLCGFNCAEMARLIVRGEKSVNDCVVLSSRPKVTIKIDGQVLPLKDWVQELVEKTIKGMLSAMKGYREGKKIEIVIRE; encoded by the coding sequence ATGAAAGCCATGGCCTTTGTCGGCTTCAAGAAGAGCGGAAAGACCACGACAGTAGAGGCCGTTGCGAAGGTACTAAAGGAGAAGGGATACAGGATCGTGATAGCTAAGAGCATGCACGTTGACTTCGACAGGGAGGGAACGGACACGTGGAGGTTCTCCAAAGTTGCGGATGCAGTTCTGGTTAGGGCCCACGACACCGATGCATTACTGTTCAAGGCAAAGGACATAAACGCCCTCTTATCCATGGTGTCCGCTGATGTCATGTTATTAGAGGGATTTAAGGGCATAAAGCACGTGCCCAAGGTTATATGTGCCAAAAGTGAGGAAGAAGTTAAGGAGCTTAATGATGGACTGGCGGTAGCGGTGAGTGGGGTTATAGCGAGCAAGGGCATTAAGGAGATCGACGGGTTACCGGTGATAGATGCAACCAAAGAACCGGAAAAGCTTGCCGAGCTCGTTCTAAAGAGAGGATTTATGCTACCCAACATAGACTGCGGTCTCTGCGGCTTCAACTGTGCAGAGATGGCCAGGCTTATAGTCAGGGGGGAGAAGAGCGTTAATGACTGCGTTGTTTTAAGCTCTAGGCCCAAGGTTACCATAAAGATAGACGGCCAAGTTCTACCGTTAAAGGACTGGGTTCAAGAACTTGTAGAGAAGACGATAAAGGGAATGCTATCAGCCATGAAGGGATACAGAGAGGGTAAGAAGATAGAGATAGTTATCAGGGAGTAA
- the fba gene encoding class I fructose-bisphosphate aldolase: MDALQSVGIRRRLKRFFRRDGRALIFAMDHGFEHGPTDFEPVWEHVNPRVIIRKVVRAGIDGVMMLPGIARIAGDEVKPNVGLMIKLTSKTNLRPKDEQLMQSQLAFVDDAIKLGADAIAATVYWGSPQEDAMMRQFAEIVSYAHDLGFPVVQFAYPRGPYINEKYGKKEDYRVVMYGARAAAESGADMIKTYWTGSRETFAKVVDAAAGVPVLLSGGAKTENPVDFLKVVWEVIEAGGAGAVVGRNIFQRENPEPMIKALIRVVHRNEDPEEAAKAEGLI; this comes from the coding sequence ATGGATGCCCTTCAAAGTGTTGGTATTAGGAGAAGGCTGAAGAGATTCTTCCGCAGGGATGGGAGAGCATTAATTTTTGCCATGGATCATGGCTTTGAACACGGTCCGACGGACTTTGAACCCGTTTGGGAACACGTAAACCCTAGAGTTATAATAAGGAAAGTCGTGAGGGCTGGAATCGATGGGGTAATGATGCTTCCGGGGATAGCGAGAATAGCTGGGGATGAAGTTAAGCCCAATGTGGGATTAATGATAAAGCTCACGAGTAAGACTAACCTAAGGCCAAAGGATGAGCAACTGATGCAGAGCCAGCTTGCCTTCGTTGATGATGCAATTAAGCTCGGTGCAGATGCAATAGCTGCAACCGTTTATTGGGGCTCCCCCCAGGAAGATGCCATGATGAGGCAGTTCGCGGAGATAGTAAGCTATGCCCACGACCTCGGCTTCCCCGTTGTTCAGTTCGCCTATCCAAGGGGACCCTACATCAACGAGAAGTACGGGAAGAAGGAGGACTACAGGGTTGTCATGTACGGTGCGAGGGCAGCTGCCGAGAGCGGAGCGGACATGATAAAGACCTACTGGACTGGGTCGAGAGAAACCTTCGCCAAGGTCGTTGATGCAGCAGCTGGAGTTCCCGTGCTCTTGAGCGGTGGGGCAAAGACCGAGAATCCGGTGGACTTCCTCAAGGTAGTTTGGGAGGTCATCGAGGCTGGAGGAGCTGGAGCTGTAGTTGGAAGGAACATATTCCAGAGGGAGAACCCAGAACCAATGATCAAGGCCCTAATAAGGGTTGTCCACAGGAACGAGGACCCAGAGGAAGCTGCGAAGGCTGAAGGTTTAATATGA
- a CDS encoding AAA family ATPase — protein sequence MFLQGPCHNREELFDREDELRTITKALKNNAWVAILGPRMAGKTSLAIVSANLMGKKTFYVNFKGAENLRDATLRILSALGRSKMKGIKRVRVGPIEVEREVEKPSAILEDVLLGLKKAVVVFDEVQDIKQGVNQFLNILSLVRNTRRDVEFIFTGSAIGLMDSLLNPDPQNPLYGRSPIKIEIGPWDLQTALEFLEKGLKKCNAPFTSKELSETIEELGTLPGWLSFYGLRRCTGISHKKALEEAIGEGVKVARGELENILRNRPEWARKVLRAMAFGAKWSELLKLGPSKSGLYKFLTTLQKLYLVSKKGNLYVISDPIYRKACLEL from the coding sequence ATGTTTCTTCAGGGCCCCTGCCATAACAGAGAGGAGCTGTTTGATAGGGAGGATGAACTTAGAACAATTACAAAGGCACTTAAAAACAATGCCTGGGTAGCCATCCTGGGGCCGAGAATGGCTGGAAAGACAAGTCTAGCTATTGTATCGGCAAACCTGATGGGAAAGAAGACCTTCTATGTAAATTTCAAAGGAGCAGAAAACCTGAGGGATGCGACCTTAAGGATACTCAGTGCATTAGGAAGATCAAAGATGAAGGGTATAAAAAGGGTAAGGGTAGGTCCGATAGAGGTAGAAAGGGAAGTCGAGAAACCCTCAGCAATCCTAGAGGATGTTCTCCTGGGACTTAAAAAGGCAGTCGTCGTGTTCGATGAAGTTCAGGACATAAAGCAGGGAGTGAACCAGTTCCTTAACATTCTGTCTTTGGTAAGGAACACGAGGAGAGACGTTGAATTCATCTTTACGGGCTCAGCAATTGGCCTTATGGACTCGCTCCTCAATCCAGACCCACAAAATCCCCTGTATGGGAGGAGCCCAATAAAGATCGAAATTGGACCCTGGGATTTACAAACTGCCCTTGAGTTCCTTGAAAAAGGATTAAAGAAGTGTAATGCCCCGTTTACTTCCAAAGAGCTCTCAGAAACTATTGAGGAGTTGGGAACCCTGCCTGGATGGCTGAGCTTCTACGGGCTGAGGAGATGTACTGGAATTTCCCATAAAAAGGCTCTAGAAGAGGCCATCGGTGAAGGAGTTAAGGTAGCAAGGGGAGAACTTGAAAATATACTAAGAAACAGGCCGGAATGGGCTAGGAAGGTCTTAAGGGCTATGGCATTTGGAGCAAAGTGGAGCGAGCTCTTAAAGCTTGGCCCCTCAAAGTCAGGCCTCTACAAGTTCCTTACTACCTTACAAAAGCTCTACCTCGTGTCCAAGAAGGGGAACCTGTACGTCATATCTGATCCCATCTACAGGAAGGCATGCCTCGAACTTTAG
- a CDS encoding BPL-N domain-containing protein, translating into MIGIFAGRGAVLWRDVANALEKLRVEYKLVNDSLNLEGISTLIIPGGYTYEMWKVFYPQRNAIYEFLDSGGKYLGICAGAYLASDEVILPDYSRVPGLGIADVVNHRHRGSFMTEIEIVDEEFFRELPRKVKVWYQNGPHMELEGRIIAVFDDELAAIARQGNVTLLAVHPEGSLENGVEPSYENLKLLGLLI; encoded by the coding sequence ATGATTGGAATCTTTGCTGGGAGGGGAGCGGTGCTGTGGAGGGATGTTGCGAATGCATTGGAGAAGCTCAGGGTTGAATACAAGCTCGTAAACGATAGCTTGAACTTGGAGGGCATTAGTACTCTAATAATCCCAGGTGGATACACATACGAGATGTGGAAAGTGTTCTATCCTCAAAGGAATGCAATTTACGAATTTCTGGACTCTGGAGGGAAGTACCTTGGAATATGCGCTGGAGCTTACCTTGCCTCGGATGAAGTCATACTTCCAGACTATTCGAGGGTTCCTGGGCTTGGAATAGCTGATGTGGTTAATCACAGGCACCGTGGATCTTTCATGACTGAGATAGAGATAGTTGACGAAGAGTTCTTCCGTGAGCTTCCCAGGAAGGTTAAGGTTTGGTATCAGAATGGGCCGCATATGGAGCTCGAGGGGAGGATAATCGCTGTGTTCGATGATGAACTTGCGGCGATAGCTAGGCAGGGAAATGTGACTTTGCTGGCAGTCCACCCGGAGGGTTCCCTTGAGAATGGAGTGGAGCCCTCCTATGAAAATCTTAAACTCCTAGGCCTCCTTATATAA
- a CDS encoding serpin family protein encodes MYKLIACLLLIIITAGCLGNETAIPPGEGYENVVEANNNFAINLYRAISGKDNLVISPLSVFLAFSMLYEGSEGETKAELEKVFRFPSNEKIRGDIRNLLLNLTSSKNFTLDIANAIWIREGAKPEKEYVETIRKYYQGEIREVDFLNDPMGAAREINSWVKEKTRGKIEKIVDRLDSDTYLIITNAIYLNATWIYPFTSTFNSTFTTFNGVVQVEMMKRMGKFNYYEDDVMQIIELPYKGNLSMIVILPKKLEDFEKVEKSIDANLLKEILEKMKKENVMVYFPKFKMKKFYNLNDALARLGLKSVFTELDIPKIAPEREKEDLCIDRVLHKTFIKVDEKGTEAAAATAIIVVETAMPVEVKEFKADHPFIFFIIHKPTGVVIFMGRIANPGEGSS; translated from the coding sequence ATGTATAAGCTGATTGCGTGTTTGCTCCTCATTATTATCACTGCCGGGTGCTTGGGAAATGAGACTGCAATACCTCCTGGGGAAGGTTATGAGAACGTCGTTGAGGCGAATAATAACTTTGCCATTAACCTGTATAGAGCAATTAGTGGAAAAGATAACCTAGTCATTTCACCTTTGAGCGTTTTCTTAGCATTCTCTATGCTCTATGAGGGTTCTGAAGGCGAGACTAAGGCTGAACTTGAAAAAGTGTTTAGGTTCCCTTCTAACGAAAAGATAAGAGGTGATATCAGAAATTTGCTCCTAAACTTGACTTCTTCTAAGAACTTCACCCTCGACATAGCGAATGCTATCTGGATTAGGGAAGGGGCCAAACCAGAGAAGGAATACGTTGAGACGATAAGAAAGTATTATCAAGGCGAAATAAGGGAAGTTGACTTCCTTAACGATCCAATGGGTGCGGCAAGGGAGATAAACTCATGGGTTAAGGAGAAGACGAGGGGAAAGATAGAGAAAATAGTTGATAGGCTCGATTCTGACACTTACCTAATTATAACGAATGCAATCTATCTTAACGCTACTTGGATCTATCCATTCACCTCAACCTTCAACTCGACCTTCACAACGTTCAATGGAGTCGTGCAAGTGGAAATGATGAAGAGAATGGGGAAGTTCAACTACTATGAGGATGATGTAATGCAGATCATCGAGTTACCCTACAAGGGAAACCTCTCCATGATCGTTATTCTCCCTAAGAAACTGGAGGACTTTGAGAAAGTTGAAAAGAGCATTGATGCAAATCTCCTTAAGGAAATCCTCGAAAAGATGAAGAAGGAAAATGTCATGGTTTATTTCCCAAAGTTTAAGATGAAGAAGTTTTATAATCTCAACGATGCCCTCGCAAGGCTTGGGCTTAAGAGCGTTTTCACGGAGTTAGATATCCCGAAGATAGCCCCGGAAAGGGAGAAAGAGGATTTATGCATAGATAGGGTTCTCCACAAGACGTTCATAAAAGTTGATGAGAAGGGAACCGAGGCTGCCGCGGCAACTGCAATAATAGTAGTGGAAACTGCCATGCCTGTAGAAGTAAAGGAGTTCAAGGCGGATCACCCGTTCATATTCTTTATAATCCACAAGCCCACCGGTGTGGTAATATTTATGGGGAGGATCGCTAATCCAGGTGAGGGATCCTCATGA